A stretch of Alkalicella caledoniensis DNA encodes these proteins:
- the tnpB gene encoding IS200/IS605 family element RNA-guided endonuclease TnpB: MLKAYKYRIYPNKEQKEQLAKTFGCARFVYNYYLAEKIKLYEDKQESLSKIDCNNHLNRELKKELIWLKEVDKFALTNSIYNLDTAYQHFFRRVKQGKDKTGFPRFKSRHSNRLSYTTNFTNNNIKIDFSDNKIKLPKLKWIEAKVHREFDGKIKSANIVQNSSGRYYVSILVDTEAKDLPLPKVDKTIGLDLGISNFLIDSDGNTISNPKNLHKHERKLAKLQRQLAKKQKTSNNRNKMRIKVARLHEKISDTRRDFLHKLSKQIINENQVIVSEDLNVRGMVRNHKLAKAISDVSWSEFTRQLEYKANWYCRTYVKIDRLFPSSQLCSHCGFKNTKTKSLSVREWTCDNCGNEHDRDINASRNILQEGLRVLA; the protein is encoded by the coding sequence GTGTTAAAGGCATACAAGTATAGAATATATCCAAATAAAGAGCAAAAAGAGCAACTAGCTAAAACCTTTGGGTGTGCTAGATTTGTGTATAACTACTACTTAGCCGAAAAAATAAAGCTGTATGAAGACAAACAAGAATCTCTGTCTAAAATAGATTGTAACAACCATCTAAACAGAGAACTAAAAAAAGAACTGATATGGCTTAAAGAAGTAGATAAGTTCGCCTTAACCAATTCTATTTACAACCTGGATACTGCTTATCAGCATTTCTTTAGAAGAGTTAAACAAGGAAAAGATAAGACAGGATTTCCTAGATTTAAAAGTAGACATAGCAATAGATTAAGCTACACAACTAATTTTACAAATAACAACATAAAAATTGATTTCTCAGATAATAAAATTAAGTTACCTAAACTTAAATGGATAGAAGCCAAAGTTCACAGAGAATTTGATGGAAAAATCAAGTCTGCAAACATAGTTCAAAACTCAAGCGGAAGATATTATGTGAGTATTCTTGTGGATACAGAAGCAAAAGATCTACCACTACCGAAAGTAGATAAGACTATAGGGTTAGACTTAGGAATCAGTAATTTTCTGATAGACAGTGATGGAAATACAATTTCTAATCCAAAAAACCTACATAAACATGAAAGAAAACTGGCTAAACTACAAAGGCAATTAGCCAAGAAACAAAAAACTAGTAACAATAGAAACAAGATGAGAATCAAGGTGGCCAGGCTTCACGAAAAGATATCAGATACCAGGAGGGATTTCTTACATAAACTGTCTAAGCAAATTATCAACGAAAACCAAGTTATAGTTAGTGAAGACTTAAATGTAAGAGGAATGGTAAGGAATCATAAACTAGCTAAAGCAATATCAGATGTGTCATGGTCAGAATTCACTAGACAACTAGAATATAAAGCTAACTGGTATTGCAGAACTTACGTCAAGATAGACAGGTTATTCCCATCTAGTCAGCTATGCTCTCATTGTGGATTTAAGAACACAAAAACCAAGAGTCTATCAGTTAGAGAATGGACTTGTGATAATTGCGGAAATGAACATGATAGAGATATAAATGCCAGTAGGAATATACTGCAAGAAGGCTTGCGAGTGTTAGCATAA
- a CDS encoding class I SAM-dependent methyltransferase has product MSYNWIKPEEFSFNSFLLMDRWIIKMMCNHHLGNNEYDKNLGIALEYNPAVKWYLFHKCPECKPILEKLTEGVPKNLSSDEVRKAEIDAIREMETSIVLVHPEIMEKNCDYIYDWDKKFLLELADFTDKLVLDIGSGTGRLAFAAAQKAKRVYASEPTDALREYLLDKIKHENIDNVTVLDGTVEQIPYEDNTFDIVMSGHVVGDDYEREIAELTRVVKNGGYIIDCIGEDNRKRKPNEELLKRGFEAFYHVSKTGGDIYRYRKQVVK; this is encoded by the coding sequence ATGTCTTATAATTGGATTAAACCAGAAGAATTTTCATTTAACTCTTTTTTGCTAATGGATAGATGGATAATCAAGATGATGTGCAACCATCACCTTGGAAACAATGAATATGACAAAAATCTTGGTATAGCGTTAGAGTACAATCCCGCAGTGAAATGGTATTTATTTCACAAATGTCCTGAATGTAAACCCATTCTAGAAAAATTGACCGAAGGTGTCCCTAAAAATCTATCCTCAGACGAAGTACGTAAGGCAGAAATAGATGCAATACGTGAAATGGAAACATCAATTGTTCTTGTTCATCCAGAAATAATGGAAAAAAACTGTGACTATATCTACGATTGGGACAAGAAGTTTCTCCTTGAACTGGCTGATTTTACAGATAAGCTAGTACTGGATATAGGAAGCGGTACTGGCAGACTTGCATTTGCCGCAGCCCAAAAAGCAAAAAGAGTCTATGCAAGTGAGCCCACAGATGCATTGAGAGAATACTTACTGGATAAGATAAAACACGAAAATATTGATAATGTCACAGTTTTAGACGGCACTGTAGAACAAATTCCCTATGAAGACAACACCTTTGACATAGTAATGTCAGGTCATGTGGTTGGCGATGATTATGAACGTGAGATTGCAGAACTAACAAGGGTTGTTAAAAATGGTGGATATATTATTGACTGTATAGGTGAAGACAACAGGAAAAGAAAACCAAATGAAGAACTACTAAAGCGAGGATTTGAAGCCTTCTACCATGTTAGTAAAACAGGTGGAGATATCTATAGATACCGTAAACAAGTAGTTAAATAA
- a CDS encoding CPBP family intramembrane glutamic endopeptidase, whose translation MPKTERYVPVKGNTEIVKTSEKMYIVLFIMLALLSGWIGLLIDMVLPEQLEEQTLGMGIWLVLPFLCGIAIRAFRKDWKDLGIKPRFKQNVKWFGLAILFFPAITLLFTLLAWILGLVSFSSFSAASIIPSIASMFIALIIKNIFEDFAWQGYLTPKLAAVKINDFKLYLIVGLVWAFWHAPYYLYFLPDSMYSTPLDRILDALVKSPIIITIWAVIFVEMTRITRSVWPAVLMHTFEDLIPNFLILEEKIIEFKGVGNILFNPLTGIIPLAACLAFGLWLRRKRIDRDELLI comes from the coding sequence ATGCCAAAAACAGAAAGATATGTACCTGTTAAAGGTAACACGGAAATAGTCAAAACAAGTGAAAAAATGTATATTGTTTTGTTTATAATGCTCGCTCTTTTGAGTGGGTGGATTGGACTTCTCATTGACATGGTTTTACCAGAACAATTAGAAGAGCAAACCCTTGGGATGGGAATATGGTTAGTATTACCCTTCCTATGCGGTATTGCCATAAGAGCCTTTCGAAAAGATTGGAAAGACTTAGGAATCAAACCAAGATTCAAACAAAATGTTAAATGGTTTGGTTTGGCTATTCTATTTTTCCCTGCAATTACATTATTGTTTACCCTATTAGCTTGGATTTTAGGATTAGTGAGTTTTTCATCCTTTTCAGCTGCATCCATTATACCTAGTATTGCTTCTATGTTTATTGCACTAATTATAAAGAATATCTTCGAAGATTTTGCATGGCAGGGGTATTTGACTCCGAAACTTGCAGCAGTAAAAATCAATGATTTCAAACTCTATTTAATCGTAGGTTTGGTATGGGCTTTCTGGCATGCTCCCTATTATCTATACTTTCTGCCAGATAGTATGTACAGTACCCCCTTAGATAGAATTCTTGATGCGCTTGTTAAGAGTCCCATTATTATTACTATATGGGCTGTCATTTTTGTAGAGATGACTAGAATTACACGCTCCGTCTGGCCAGCTGTTTTAATGCATACATTTGAAGATCTTATCCCTAATTTTTTGATACTTGAAGAAAAGATCATTGAGTTTAAAGGGGTAGGAAATATCTTATTTAATCCATTGACGGGTATTATACCACTTGCAGCATGTTTAGCTTTTGGCCTTTGGCTAAGGAGAAAACGAATTGACAGAGATGAGCTATTAATTTGA
- the tnpA gene encoding IS200/IS605 family transposase, producing MGKVIYGRGYVYTIQYHIVWCTKYRHKILQGKVEKTLKEIIKQIAQDNQFRIEEIETDLDHIHLLIDCSPQHYIPNIIKALKGVSARLLFKAHPEIKKQLWGGHLWNPSYFVATVSENTQEQIREYIRGQKTK from the coding sequence ATGGGAAAAGTTATTTATGGAAGAGGGTATGTTTATACTATCCAGTATCACATAGTTTGGTGTACTAAATATAGACACAAAATACTACAAGGAAAAGTAGAAAAGACTCTAAAAGAGATAATTAAACAGATTGCACAAGACAATCAGTTCAGGATAGAAGAAATAGAAACTGATTTAGACCATATTCATCTACTTATAGATTGTAGCCCTCAACATTATATTCCCAATATAATCAAAGCATTAAAGGGAGTAAGTGCAAGGTTACTATTTAAAGCTCATCCAGAAATAAAGAAACAGCTCTGGGGTGGGCATTTGTGGAATCCTAGCTACTTTGTAGCCACTGTATCAGAAAATACACAGGAGCAAATAAGGGAATATATAAGAGGCCAAAAGACTAAATAG
- a CDS encoding MBL fold metallo-hydrolase, with product MKISVLIENYYKKHDRKLKCEHGLSLYIEIDGKNILFDTGDSDAFMENARQMNIDLEKVDIVVISHAHSDHTGGLESFLKLNKKAKVYMSEYASNEYYFKKAFIRKYIGIPKEIFENHMERITLINAVSEIAPNIYLAPNSLERPFSLGESGKDLYVQKEDKMEKDEFQHEMSLVIVAKGKLDIITGCSHNGITNMVENVTKYFPNTKIKTVIGGFHLMGVPFKDRLGETPEYIENLGEKMATYNIEQVYTVHCTGKKAYKILKDSLGENISYIHTGDKIEV from the coding sequence ATGAAAATTTCTGTACTAATTGAAAACTACTATAAAAAACATGATAGGAAGTTAAAATGTGAGCATGGTTTATCCCTCTACATAGAAATAGATGGGAAAAATATACTATTTGACACTGGGGACTCAGATGCCTTTATGGAAAATGCGCGACAAATGAATATAGACCTAGAAAAAGTTGATATAGTCGTAATATCCCATGCCCACTCAGACCACACAGGTGGGCTAGAGTCATTTTTGAAACTCAACAAAAAAGCTAAGGTATATATGAGTGAGTATGCTTCCAACGAGTATTACTTTAAAAAAGCATTCATAAGAAAATATATTGGTATTCCTAAAGAAATATTTGAAAACCATATGGAAAGAATCACCCTTATAAACGCCGTTTCTGAAATAGCTCCCAACATATACTTAGCACCAAATTCATTGGAACGCCCATTTTCACTAGGGGAATCTGGCAAAGACCTATATGTACAAAAAGAAGATAAGATGGAAAAAGACGAATTTCAGCATGAAATGTCTTTGGTTATTGTGGCAAAAGGTAAGCTGGATATAATAACAGGCTGTAGCCACAACGGAATAACAAACATGGTTGAAAATGTTACAAAATACTTCCCAAATACTAAAATTAAAACTGTAATAGGAGGCTTCCACCTCATGGGAGTGCCATTCAAAGACAGGCTAGGGGAAACCCCAGAGTACATTGAAAATTTAGGAGAAAAGATGGCCACATATAACATAGAACAAGTCTATACAGTACATTGCACAGGGAAAAAAGCATATAAGATTTTAAAGGATAGCCTGGGCGAAAATATCAGTTACATACATACAGGTGATAAAATTGAGGTGTAA
- a CDS encoding GNAT family N-acetyltransferase has product MNSLTQAQLKDLDKIVEIDKSVIGHNGRKDMLKKSIESESCLISMQENEIAGFLTYNTNFFGYSFIELVIVSPQERRKGHATALLQHFVKIASTEKIFSSTNQSNTRMQEVFERNGFTRSGIIENLDEGDPELIYFKLK; this is encoded by the coding sequence ATGAACAGTTTAACACAAGCACAGTTAAAAGACCTAGACAAAATAGTAGAGATCGACAAATCTGTAATAGGACACAATGGTAGGAAAGACATGCTAAAGAAATCAATAGAATCTGAGTCATGCCTTATTTCCATGCAAGAAAATGAAATAGCTGGTTTCCTAACCTATAACACCAATTTCTTCGGATATAGTTTCATTGAATTAGTAATAGTATCTCCCCAGGAAAGAAGAAAAGGCCATGCCACAGCCCTGCTCCAACACTTTGTTAAAATAGCATCCACAGAGAAAATATTCTCATCAACTAACCAATCAAACACTAGAATGCAAGAAGTATTCGAAAGAAATGGCTTCACCAGAAGCGGAATAATCGAAAACCTCGATGAAGGAGACCCGGAATTAATTTATTTTAAACTTAAATAA
- a CDS encoding EFR1 family ferrodoxin (N-terminal region resembles flavodoxins. C-terminal ferrodoxin region binds two 4Fe-4S clusters.): MVESDKILILYHSGAGSTKVIAEIYHKMLDLYSIDMSSIDLGYDYELLNNYEFFILAFPTYHCAPSTSMMEFIERMPPHQKPKKAFVFTTCGLYSGNALREFTKKCLTKNIHVYDYSVYKGPATDGVLLFPPFSFMYDYEENIAKKIKSDIKKIEHIFNGSTNEVKIPSFKLYTILNFPNKILGKTYKHKLKLLKDRCIGCNKCINDCIRKCWNSIGEYPQYDRTRCEFCFKCVHHCPSEAIILSEKTRTKTKFNERFYNKLKEEIMQDAGS, encoded by the coding sequence ATGGTGGAAAGTGATAAAATATTAATTTTATATCATTCAGGAGCAGGAAGCACCAAAGTTATCGCGGAGATATATCACAAAATGTTGGACTTATACTCTATAGATATGAGTTCAATTGATTTGGGATATGATTATGAGTTGCTAAATAACTACGAGTTTTTTATTCTTGCTTTTCCTACATATCATTGTGCTCCTTCTACTTCTATGATGGAATTTATTGAAAGGATGCCACCACATCAAAAACCAAAGAAGGCTTTTGTTTTTACTACTTGTGGCCTATATTCAGGGAATGCTTTAAGGGAGTTCACAAAAAAGTGTTTAACTAAAAATATTCATGTATACGATTATTCGGTATATAAAGGACCTGCCACTGACGGTGTGTTATTGTTTCCACCATTTTCTTTTATGTATGACTATGAAGAGAACATTGCTAAGAAGATAAAATCAGATATTAAAAAAATAGAACATATTTTCAATGGCAGCACAAATGAAGTAAAAATTCCCTCATTTAAGTTATATACAATATTAAATTTTCCTAATAAAATATTGGGCAAGACATACAAACATAAACTCAAATTATTAAAAGATAGATGTATAGGCTGTAACAAGTGTATTAATGATTGCATACGAAAATGTTGGAATAGTATTGGTGAATATCCTCAATACGATAGAACTAGGTGTGAGTTTTGCTTTAAATGTGTGCACCATTGTCCTAGTGAAGCAATAATATTGTCTGAAAAAACAAGAACAAAGACTAAGTTTAATGAAAGGTTTTATAATAAGCTGAAAGAAGAGATAATGCAGGATGCGGGTTCGTAG